The Bacteroidia bacterium genomic interval AAGGAAGATACAAGCCAAGCAATGGCTTACGTATTTAAGAAAATAAATGGGAAAATGTACAGAGGCAAAGACTCAAAAACCAAGGGTTTTGCATGTCGATATGTGACAAACATAGCTCAAATCACCCTTCGGTAAATCAGGGTACCTCTTCGCCTGCATCCTCAAGGGCCTCATCGGTTTGATCGGAAGTTTCATCTTCGTTTGTTTGGGGTTCATCACTACTCAAACCGCCCTCGGTATGAGCTGAAGGATCTTTCTTAACTTCTTCTGAATCCTTTTTCTTTTCCTCTGTTTTTGCATTCTCCGGTATACTAATCATACTGTCCTCTTCTTCTGTATCTAAGAAATCCTGGTAGAATTTAATGCTCTCGGAGATCGTTCTTTCTACATTCCCCAAAAATGCTTTCAGGGCATCTTTATGAGTCTGGAATTCTTTGTATTGATTGGTAAGGCTTAAGAATGCAAAGCCTTCCTGTTTGATAAGGTGAGACTGTTGACGATAGAAAGCCCAGCGTTTCCGGTAATTGATCAATTGGTTAAGACCAGCAGCTAAAGCCGCCAGAACGCCCAAAATTGATACAATAATGTCCTGGGCAATTTCATTCAATAACGTATTATTAAGATTCGTGATAAAGGGAATCAGAAGACTCGCAACGAGGGCAGTGAGGTAATACCACCTAAATCGGTCTACGTCTCGCTTGGCTTTCTTTTCATAATCATCAATGGTATCCAGCCATCTAATTTTCAGAAGTTCTTTTTGAGAAGGCTCCAAGTCGAGTTGACTGACGTAGTTCCTGATTTCTTTGATTCTTGCGGGAGTGAGATCCATAATGTTTAAAATAGTTTGGGCTAAAGGCTATACCAGAAATATTTCGAATGCAAACCAAGACTTAAAAGAGGTTTGAATGCATACAGGAAATATGAAAACTATTTGCTAGGAATATATAGAGCAATAAAAAAGCAGTAGTCTATTTGAATATACTCAATATAATCAAATGTTTCAACGGATGGAAATATACGCCTTTGCATGCACTATTTTTGCCTGCTTTGGCCCTTTTTTGAAGAGGCTTAGGTAAGGAATGCACAGAAAGCCCTAAAAAAGCCACTAAGCAAAATGGAAATAAATTTCTTTTTCTCGAATAATATTAGTAACTAAAACATTCAACGGGTGATTCGGCTGTCTCAAGTCAATATCATCATTATGCTAACTAGTTACTCCTGATAGCTATTCTTTTCTTTCCCAGGATTTTGGGAAATGGGGTTTTCTTTTCTTAATCACTACAATTCAAAATGAATTGCTTAGTAGATATACAGAATGGCAAATAAGATTTATTTGGCATTTATGTCTGCTACTTTTCATCATTTAGAAAACTCAAACTAATAAACATGTCTATATTGTATATCGGTCATCACGACCAAGACAGCAATGTCCGTGATAAAAAAGCCTACCTTAAGCCCTTCCATAATGTGGGAGACATCTTGCGAACAGCCATATCATTTAGGGATGATGATAGAAGCAAATGGCGCAAGTTTAAAAGAATAAAAGGGAGTAAGGTAAGAGAACTCCAGACTTTCCTGTTCGATGCTGGGTTTATGCCCCGTAGTGCAAAAGATGGCATCTTTGGATACGTAACGCAAGCTTCTGTGAGACTTTTTCAAGAATACATGAGAACCGTTGAGGGCCAGAATATGAAACCAGACGGTTTTGTGGGCTCAGGAACATGGGGGGCTATTAATTCCTGGCCAAAAGGAAAAAAGTGCGAATGGGCCCTTGCTAGGGAGAAGCCTACAGAAGAATACAACATGTGGTTGAACTTGCTGGGAAACGCAAAAAAACATTATTCTGGCATAGACGATCCCACCTTGAAACAAATCAAGGCCTTCGACGGCAACACAGATACCTTAAAACCAACGGACTGGAAGTTCAACAAATCGGATATACATTTGATTGGGATTCGAATTGGAGAATCGGATAAAGTAAATCGAAGGAAAAATGATGATATCTTCATTCTTCTGATAAATGGCCTGGTCTTCAAGTTCTGGGGATCAACAGATCCCAGTCAATCGATGGCCTTTAATGCCAAAACCAAGAAAGGTCGATTTGATGAAGCCTTTTTAGTAGAGGGGCAGCATAAATACAGATTTGCCTGGCACAAAATTTCGAGTGATAAAAAGATCTATCGAGCCTTAAGGCCTTACAAGTATGGGGTGCTGGTATTTAGAGATAGAGATAATGATGATGCCTTAACCCTTAAAGATATTAAGAAAGGCTTGGATAAAAATACCAATCAAACCATAAATATTCATTGGTCGGGCATAGGGAAGGCCAATTTTTCAGCTGGTTGTCAGGTGATTGCGGGGAAGAGTTATATCAACCATAGTGGCAAAGTCGTGGATTGCTCTGGCTTTGCGGCCAAAAGTTATGGGGATTTAACTGATTCCAGGAAAAAGACAAAAGGGGCCTATAATATGTTTACCGATTTGATTCTCGCCTATGCACCTCAAGGAGTTGAATATTTGTACTATACTTTAGGGAGAGATGAATCTTTAAATATTTCGGGAAGTTTAAGCGAATCCTACGCAAGCAATACGCTAGCATCTATGAAGAATATCTAAATGAAGAAGAATCCAGCAGGGCTCGTCAAAATACTGTTGGATTCTTCCTATGAACACTTCTGCCTCTTACCACTCCTTCAAACCCAACAATTTCTCTCCAAGCTCCGTCAGCTCCGCCTTTCCATACTTCGTTTGCTCCCAGTTTCTGGGGTCCCCTGGAAAGGCATAGCCTTCAGGCGCGATGCGATCTTTCCAGGAATTGATCCGCCAGGTTCGGAGCTCTTCATTCTCGTTTTGAGCAGGGGTCATAGCCACGTATTGAGCGAGGCGAGGCTTATGCGAATGATTGGGTCGGATGCCATGTGCGAGCATACTATCCCAGATCACCAGATCTCCTTTTTCCAATGCCACCTTCTCTATCTCAAATCCACTTACATCTGGCATAAATGGGTTTCGATCTGCAGGCTGTGTTTTTACCCATTCGTCAAAATCCCGGTATAATTGAGGGATACACTGGAAGCCGCCCATATTGAGATCGGTTTGATCATTAAGGGCCAGGACGCCTTGTACATTGACAGGTTTAGGATCTAAAGAAGTGTCGATATCCCAATGGATAAAGCCTTTGTATTCCTGCCCGGGCCGCATAGGAAGGTTGAGGTTGGCTCGGTCAATGGAAACCCAGAGTTCTTCCTGTCCCCAGATGTCGGCAAATATGTCATGGATTTTGGGATGCTGGCGATTGTTCCAAAGGGCTGAATGATTATAAACTTCCACCATACCTGTATTTTTCAATTCAGTCATGCGGATATCATTTTTGGTTCCTTTATCTATATACCAACTCTCCGGATCATTGGGGTCTTTTTCTTCAAACTCCCAAAGCATAGCCGCCGCTTCATCAATCAAAGATTCCGGAGCCGCTTGTTTTATCACTACATATCCATTCCTTTTCCAAAAGGCCCATTCCTCTTCCGTCATAATCCTTAGGGGATCATTATTCTCTCTTTGATTGAGCGCTATTTTCTGGGTATATGAAACAGTGGCATTTCCCGGCTGTTCTTTATCATTGAGTTTTGGAGTTTCACGCATTGGAGTAGTATTTAGTCTAAATGATCCAATCAAAATAGGAAATCTAGTTAATAATTGGAATAGGAATCTTGTGATAAATTCCTGCGGACTTCTTCCCAAACTCCCAATAAATTGAGTAGCTATATGTAACTTGCCATCCAAACAATTTTCAAATACCCATACGTGAATTTTAGTCCTCAAATCCTCAGGGGTACAGGCGTTTTAGCCGAGATTTCCCCTAAACTGGAAAACTATGTGGTTTTTATCTCTGAACTGGAATGGGACTCCTTTCAACAGTTTTTAGAAAAGGAACCCTTTGATTTGATTCAGCTTAGTAATCTGGAAGAATCTCAATTGGAAGTATTTGCTGATAACATCGAGGATAGTGAGTATGTCCTGGGAGTCGGAGGAAGTATGGGAATAGAGGCCGCAAAATTTGTCGCTTTTCAAAAAGGTCGTAAGCTCATCACAATACCGGGAAGTCTGGCAAGTAGCGAATATGCAAATCCACGGGTAAGGGCTTTCAATTATGAACAGGAACAGATTTTTGGGGAAATAAGTCCTGAAGTTCTGGTCCTGGATTTTCAGCTGCTCGGAGAAATCCCTCCAGATATTCATGCTGAGGGCCTCACAGAACTTTTGGCTATGCATACGGCTGTTTTTGATTGGGAACATGCCAAAGCCCAGGGGAAATCAAAAGATCATTTTTCTCATAAAGCCATAGATGAGGCAAAACAGATTCTCTCTGATCTGGAGGTGAGGGTAGGAGAAATCTCCATGGGGACAGAAAGGGGGCTGGAAGCTTTGGTAGATGCTCAACTTAAACAAAGGGAAATCTGCCTGGAAGTAGAAAACGAGAGAGTGAAAAGAGGCTCAGAACATGTATTTAAACAGTTTCTGGAAGAACAATCCCAACAAAGTTATGAACCAGCGGGCCTACTGGCTTTATGCACCCTGCTGATGGCCCGCCTCCAAAACAACCAGGCCGACAGCCTATACCAACAACTCAAAGAATCTGGTATCTTTTTTCAGCCAGCTCATCTTGGTCTTCAACCTCCCCAGCTCGCGAGAAGTTTACAGGACCTGCGATATTATGTAGAAAGAAGACAAGGACTTCCCTATACCTGTCTCAATGATGCCTACATCGATGAAGAATGGGTATTTGAGATGATACAGGATTTGGATTTCTAGGAGGTGGTGTTGTAGTGTTTTAGTGTTGTAGTTCGTGGGTTATTTTTAAATAATTAACTATAGCACTACAACACTACCGAACCTCTTTAATAATCCGTCGGAATATCCTTATTAAAAGGTAAGCCCAATTGGTATTTAATATTTCTGTCTTTGCTGTCATCAGCGACATCCAGGCCGTACTGAATTTTCTGTGGATCTTCGTATACAAAAGTGCCGAACATACGATCCCAGAAAGAGAATATATTACCAAAATTTGTGTCGGTCCAGGGACGTTCAAAATGATGGTGGAACTTATGGATATCAGGAGTGATGAATACATAGCTCAGACCCTTGTCCAACCATTTGGGCAAAGAAATATTTGCATGTGTTATGTACGTAAATAGCACAGTAGTAATCCGGTAGAAAATATAATAAGAGATTGGCATACCACTGACTACTATAGCTACTAAGGCATAGCATTCGCGGAGGGCATAGTCTCCGGGATGGTGGCGTGTTCCGGTTGTCGCATCTACCATGGTATCACTATGGTGTACCATGTGCATTTTCCACATCCATTTAAATTTATGGAGGAAATAATGTGCCACCCACTGAGCCAGAAAATCCAGGAATAGAACTGCCAACAACAATTCCAACCAAACCGGCCAATCTACCAAATACAAAAGGCCAAACTCATTCTCCATTGTCCAAGCAAAAATCCCTACAGTTGCCAAAGTGAAAAGGACATTGAGTACCATACTCATTGAGAGGAAAATTAAATTGGTCCCTACATGCTTCCATTTTTGATATTCCTTTGTAAAAAGAGGAATACTCCCTTCCAGGATCCATGATAGGGATAGACATATAAGAATCCAGACAAATTTTTGCCAGTTCGGCATTGCTTCGAAAAAATCAAGAAAAGCTTCCATATGAGTTATAGTAGTCTTTAGCTGTAATTCATAACCGATAAGGGTTCGGCTTGGTTCAATAAATATAGGAAAAGCTAAGGATAAGTTTAGAGCCTCGCTTATGTGTAAGAAGCCTTATTAAACCAGGATAATAGCTCTTTTTCATTGTCTAGCCTCCATTTTATCCCTAAATTCCTTAAAAATACTAGTACTACATGCGCAAAATTTACTACGTGGGAGACTGGGCTGTTTTGACCGGGCCGGTTTTTGCCGAAACACCTTTTCACTTTTCCCATAAAGGGCTCGATATCTTCAATTATGGAAAGTGGCTCAAAGATGGGCTGGAAGAAAGTGGAGAATATGAAGTCAATTCTGTCTCAGCCTGGGACTTTTACAACAAATTGGGCCCAGGAGATTATGAGAAGATTCTGGATGAGTATGATGCATTTATCTTCAGTGATGTAGATGCCAAATTATTCCAATTGGCTCCCAGCTTTTTCGACAGAAATAAGTTCGGAAAGGAAGTGCTGACCTTTCCTGATCGAATCCGATTGACGGTAGAAGCAGCAAATGCCGGAAAGCAT includes:
- a CDS encoding sterol desaturase family protein — translated: MSMVLNVLFTLATVGIFAWTMENEFGLLYLVDWPVWLELLLAVLFLDFLAQWVAHYFLHKFKWMWKMHMVHHSDTMVDATTGTRHHPGDYALRECYALVAIVVSGMPISYYIFYRITTVLFTYITHANISLPKWLDKGLSYVFITPDIHKFHHHFERPWTDTNFGNIFSFWDRMFGTFVYEDPQKIQYGLDVADDSKDRNIKYQLGLPFNKDIPTDY
- a CDS encoding DUF4231 domain-containing protein; the protein is MDLTPARIKEIRNYVSQLDLEPSQKELLKIRWLDTIDDYEKKAKRDVDRFRWYYLTALVASLLIPFITNLNNTLLNEIAQDIIVSILGVLAALAAGLNQLINYRKRWAFYRQQSHLIKQEGFAFLSLTNQYKEFQTHKDALKAFLGNVERTISESIKFYQDFLDTEEEDSMISIPENAKTEEKKKDSEEVKKDPSAHTEGGLSSDEPQTNEDETSDQTDEALEDAGEEVP
- a CDS encoding peptidoglycan-binding protein, yielding MSILYIGHHDQDSNVRDKKAYLKPFHNVGDILRTAISFRDDDRSKWRKFKRIKGSKVRELQTFLFDAGFMPRSAKDGIFGYVTQASVRLFQEYMRTVEGQNMKPDGFVGSGTWGAINSWPKGKKCEWALAREKPTEEYNMWLNLLGNAKKHYSGIDDPTLKQIKAFDGNTDTLKPTDWKFNKSDIHLIGIRIGESDKVNRRKNDDIFILLINGLVFKFWGSTDPSQSMAFNAKTKKGRFDEAFLVEGQHKYRFAWHKISSDKKIYRALRPYKYGVLVFRDRDNDDALTLKDIKKGLDKNTNQTINIHWSGIGKANFSAGCQVIAGKSYINHSGKVVDCSGFAAKSYGDLTDSRKKTKGAYNMFTDLILAYAPQGVEYLYYTLGRDESLNISGSLSESYASNTLASMKNI
- a CDS encoding iron-containing alcohol dehydrogenase; translation: MNFSPQILRGTGVLAEISPKLENYVVFISELEWDSFQQFLEKEPFDLIQLSNLEESQLEVFADNIEDSEYVLGVGGSMGIEAAKFVAFQKGRKLITIPGSLASSEYANPRVRAFNYEQEQIFGEISPEVLVLDFQLLGEIPPDIHAEGLTELLAMHTAVFDWEHAKAQGKSKDHFSHKAIDEAKQILSDLEVRVGEISMGTERGLEALVDAQLKQREICLEVENERVKRGSEHVFKQFLEEQSQQSYEPAGLLALCTLLMARLQNNQADSLYQQLKESGIFFQPAHLGLQPPQLARSLQDLRYYVERRQGLPYTCLNDAYIDEEWVFEMIQDLDF
- a CDS encoding phytanoyl-CoA dioxygenase family protein; this encodes MRETPKLNDKEQPGNATVSYTQKIALNQRENNDPLRIMTEEEWAFWKRNGYVVIKQAAPESLIDEAAAMLWEFEEKDPNDPESWYIDKGTKNDIRMTELKNTGMVEVYNHSALWNNRQHPKIHDIFADIWGQEELWVSIDRANLNLPMRPGQEYKGFIHWDIDTSLDPKPVNVQGVLALNDQTDLNMGGFQCIPQLYRDFDEWVKTQPADRNPFMPDVSGFEIEKVALEKGDLVIWDSMLAHGIRPNHSHKPRLAQYVAMTPAQNENEELRTWRINSWKDRIAPEGYAFPGDPRNWEQTKYGKAELTELGEKLLGLKEW